The proteins below come from a single Oscillospiraceae bacterium genomic window:
- a CDS encoding XRE family transcriptional regulator yields the protein MFAEQLKRTRQSRHYSQAEIASKLGVTQQAIAKWETGVSTPSPTSISKLSDILGISTDVLLKGAKDISPVGHDFLDAPAEYSIPAVGKIRPYGKSYIFDEQYGSAWAYVPNPNDYIYYTLDDDAMAPRIMTGDTALIHYQQRLCDGDIGLFIYNPYPVGFIAQYKQVGSSIVLHFFNSTREDFVAKSNLLDHLFIIGKVVETRVKW from the coding sequence ATGTTTGCAGAACAGCTAAAACGAACCCGGCAATCCAGACACTATAGTCAAGCTGAAATTGCTTCAAAGCTGGGTGTCACACAGCAAGCCATTGCCAAATGGGAAACGGGAGTATCCACTCCTTCCCCTACCTCAATTTCTAAACTCTCGGATATCTTGGGTATCTCTACTGATGTACTCCTCAAAGGTGCCAAGGACATCTCCCCCGTTGGTCACGATTTCCTTGATGCTCCCGCTGAGTATTCCATCCCTGCCGTTGGGAAAATCAGACCATACGGAAAGTCATATATTTTCGACGAGCAGTATGGTTCCGCATGGGCATACGTGCCAAACCCGAATGACTATATTTACTATACCCTTGACGATGATGCAATGGCACCTCGGATAATGACAGGTGATACTGCGTTGATTCATTATCAGCAGCGTCTTTGCGATGGAGATATCGGCCTTTTTATCTATAATCCTTATCCAGTCGGCTTCATTGCGCAGTATAAGCAAGTAGGGTCATCAATAGTTTTGCACTTTTTTAATTCTACGCGAGAAGATTTCGTAGCCAAAAGTAATTTGCTTGACCATCTATTTATAATTGGCAAGGTTGTTGAGACAAGGGTCAAGTGGTAA
- a CDS encoding helix-turn-helix domain-containing protein: MTNTLGTNIAKLRESKKLTQEELGKLSGVSRVSIYKIETGQSTPRDTTLQHIAEALHTTPSALRSNQNESPTPQLDQVKELYGDQGAEEVNELFAKNVGLFAGGKLSQAAKDAYYRALTQAYLDCRAAAESEKKDSEN, translated from the coding sequence ATGACCAACACATTGGGAACCAATATTGCAAAACTTAGGGAAAGTAAAAAACTCACACAAGAAGAACTCGGAAAGCTATCCGGTGTTTCTCGTGTGAGCATCTATAAAATTGAGACCGGACAAAGTACTCCAAGGGATACCACCTTACAGCATATTGCTGAGGCACTGCATACGACTCCTTCCGCTTTGAGAAGCAATCAAAACGAGTCCCCCACTCCTCAGCTCGACCAAGTCAAAGAACTCTATGGCGATCAGGGTGCAGAAGAAGTTAATGAGTTATTCGCCAAAAATGTCGGTCTTTTTGCTGGTGGCAAACTTTCACAGGCCGCCAAGGATGCCTACTACCGTGCGCTCACACAGGCATATCTCGATTGTCGTGCCGCAGCCGAGTCCGAAAAGAAGGACTCCGAGAATTGA